Proteins encoded together in one Streptomyces sp. NBC_01363 window:
- a CDS encoding glycosyltransferase: MSRFLFVVPPLVGHINPTVGVAAELVASGHAVAWVCPDPALVGRLAGPGAGPVMACAGAPRGERPTELRGPEALKFLWERYLLPLAESMAPGVRAAVKAFRPDVVVADQQAFAGALIAERLGLPWATSATTSAEFTDPLAGLPKVGQWLQQRLGALREAVGDPAGTADPRFSPHLVLAFNTPELAGSAHDGVCWVGPSITARPSAAGFPWEWLDAGRTTVLVTLGTANADVGGRFLDVCRSALRERADRVQAVIADPGGVLSPRDGDKDVLIVPSVPQLSLLERGVGAVVCHAGHNSVCEALWHGVPLVVAPIRDDQPVVAGQVVDAGAGVRVRFGRVTVQKLASAVDSVLDDPEYRDGAHRIRTAFRSAGGARAAALHLGDLAVRQVVSAAARDGSAMSTRAAPTSRDTLAHRESADAAPRRTGTAREFR; the protein is encoded by the coding sequence GTGAGCCGCTTCCTCTTCGTCGTCCCGCCCCTGGTCGGGCACATCAACCCGACCGTCGGTGTCGCCGCCGAACTCGTCGCGTCAGGACATGCGGTGGCGTGGGTGTGTCCCGATCCGGCGCTGGTCGGCCGGCTCGCGGGCCCCGGGGCCGGGCCCGTCATGGCGTGCGCCGGGGCGCCCCGGGGCGAGCGGCCGACCGAGCTGCGCGGCCCGGAGGCGCTGAAGTTCCTGTGGGAGCGGTACCTGCTGCCGCTGGCCGAGTCGATGGCTCCGGGGGTCCGGGCCGCCGTCAAGGCGTTCCGGCCGGATGTCGTCGTTGCCGACCAGCAGGCCTTCGCGGGCGCTCTGATCGCGGAGCGGCTGGGCCTGCCGTGGGCGACCTCGGCGACCACGTCGGCCGAGTTCACCGACCCCCTCGCCGGGCTTCCCAAGGTCGGCCAGTGGCTGCAGCAGCGGCTGGGCGCGCTCAGGGAGGCCGTCGGGGACCCGGCGGGCACGGCCGACCCCCGCTTCTCACCACATCTCGTCCTCGCCTTCAACACACCGGAGTTGGCGGGTTCCGCGCACGACGGAGTGTGCTGGGTCGGTCCGTCGATCACGGCGCGTCCGTCCGCCGCCGGCTTCCCGTGGGAATGGCTCGATGCCGGCCGCACCACCGTCCTGGTCACCTTGGGCACGGCGAACGCCGATGTCGGCGGCCGCTTCCTCGACGTGTGCCGGAGCGCGCTGCGGGAGCGGGCCGACCGGGTGCAGGCGGTGATCGCCGACCCCGGTGGCGTGCTCTCGCCGCGGGACGGCGACAAGGATGTGCTGATCGTGCCGTCCGTGCCGCAACTCTCCCTCCTGGAAAGGGGCGTTGGCGCAGTCGTCTGCCACGCCGGCCACAACAGCGTGTGCGAGGCCCTGTGGCACGGGGTGCCCCTCGTGGTAGCTCCCATCCGCGATGACCAGCCGGTGGTGGCCGGACAGGTCGTGGACGCCGGGGCGGGGGTGCGGGTGCGGTTCGGGCGGGTCACCGTCCAGAAGCTGGCCTCGGCGGTCGACTCCGTCCTGGACGATCCCGAATACCGCGACGGGGCCCACCGGATCCGTACGGCGTTCCGTTCCGCGGGTGGGGCCCGTGCCGCCGCGCTCCACCTCGGTGATCTCGCTGTGCGACAGGTGGTCAGTGCCGCCGCCCGGGACGGCTCCGCCATGTCCACCCGGGCGGCCCCGACTTCGAGAGACACACTCGCGCACCGCGAATCAGCCGATGCAGCCCCACGACGTACGGGAACAGCCAGGGAGTTCAGATGA
- a CDS encoding ATP-binding protein — protein sequence VIKAKAMMCAYGPAGYGKTMAVNSALRELAPRATYRLELRAGPTPRDIRHGLFKALRLPGEPPRRPSEFDALLKEALAEQFRVLVCDEAQWMSRTGFEFWRHLWDDKHTDIAVIFAGGDNCYRVLRREPMLASRIYIWQEFTRLPKNQIRKVIPAFHPIWATCEPSLIDMVDQEAAHGSFRNWANITAHLVSGMDKTGTEHVTEELIHWVYSKIGGM from the coding sequence GTCATCAAGGCCAAAGCCATGATGTGCGCGTACGGGCCGGCCGGCTATGGCAAGACCATGGCCGTGAACTCCGCCCTGCGCGAGCTGGCACCGCGGGCGACCTACCGGCTCGAGCTACGGGCCGGACCCACCCCGCGCGACATCCGGCACGGCCTGTTCAAGGCGCTGCGGCTGCCCGGTGAACCACCGAGGCGGCCCAGCGAGTTCGATGCCCTCCTCAAAGAGGCTCTCGCCGAACAGTTCCGGGTCCTGGTCTGCGACGAGGCACAGTGGATGAGCCGGACCGGATTCGAGTTCTGGCGCCACCTGTGGGACGACAAGCACACCGACATCGCAGTCATCTTCGCCGGCGGCGACAACTGCTACCGCGTACTGCGGCGCGAGCCTATGCTCGCCTCGCGGATCTACATCTGGCAGGAGTTCACCCGCCTGCCCAAGAACCAGATCCGCAAGGTCATCCCCGCCTTCCACCCCATATGGGCCACCTGCGAGCCCTCGCTGATCGACATGGTCGACCAGGAAGCCGCCCACGGCAGCTTCCGTAACTGGGCCAACATCACCGCCCACCTGGTCTCCGGCATGGACAAGACCGGCACCGAACACGTCACCGAAGAACTCATCCACTGGGTCTACAGCAAGATCGGCGGCATGTGA
- a CDS encoding class I SAM-dependent methyltransferase: MSEDTESTDRIARLRPAYQADIAAGWERFFEPRRTDCPWCGSQELTTRLRTTDLLQHKPGRFVLDRCEGCGHTFQNPRLNEQGLDFYYRDFYDGLGEKQLGDTFGGRTKMYRGRAESMLPYDSAPKRWLDVGTGHGHFCAAARAVLPHTVFDGLDFTDGVELAEREGRVDRGHRGSFPDLAPELASHYDVVSMFHYLEHSTDPDRGLRAAWETVRPGGHLLIEVPDPESRYGRLLGRWWLPWLQPQHLHFVPVANLRARLTEMGFTVVAEQHAEPHDPVDLLAAVWLALNHAAPRDDAPWLPEPPSRLRRTLRGALLVAGIPVLVVGTLLDRFAVRPLSYRLRVSNAYRIVARRD, translated from the coding sequence ATGAGCGAGGACACCGAGTCAACTGACCGGATCGCCCGGCTGCGGCCCGCGTATCAGGCGGACATCGCCGCCGGCTGGGAGCGCTTCTTCGAGCCGCGCCGCACCGACTGCCCATGGTGCGGTTCGCAGGAGCTGACCACCCGGCTGCGCACCACCGACCTGCTCCAGCACAAGCCGGGCCGTTTCGTTCTCGACCGCTGCGAAGGCTGCGGTCACACATTCCAGAACCCCCGGCTCAACGAACAGGGACTGGATTTCTACTACCGCGACTTCTACGACGGGCTCGGCGAGAAACAACTCGGTGACACCTTCGGGGGCCGTACCAAGATGTACCGGGGACGGGCGGAGTCGATGCTGCCGTACGACTCCGCGCCGAAGAGATGGCTGGACGTCGGGACCGGGCACGGCCACTTCTGCGCGGCTGCGCGGGCGGTGCTGCCCCACACCGTGTTCGACGGACTCGACTTCACCGACGGCGTCGAACTGGCCGAGCGCGAGGGCCGGGTGGACCGTGGCCACCGGGGCAGTTTCCCCGACCTCGCACCCGAACTGGCCAGCCACTACGACGTGGTGAGCATGTTCCACTACCTGGAGCACAGCACCGATCCCGATCGCGGACTGCGCGCCGCATGGGAGACGGTACGGCCCGGCGGTCATCTCCTCATCGAGGTGCCGGACCCCGAGAGCCGCTACGGGAGGCTGCTGGGCCGTTGGTGGCTGCCCTGGCTCCAGCCGCAGCACCTGCACTTCGTTCCGGTGGCCAATCTGCGGGCGCGGCTCACGGAAATGGGCTTCACAGTGGTCGCCGAGCAGCACGCGGAGCCGCACGACCCGGTCGACCTGCTGGCCGCCGTATGGCTGGCGCTGAACCACGCGGCACCGCGCGACGATGCGCCGTGGCTGCCCGAGCCACCGAGCCGGCTGCGCCGCACGCTGCGCGGGGCGCTGCTGGTCGCCGGCATTCCGGTGCTGGTGGTGGGCACCCTGCTCGACCGGTTCGCGGTGCGGCCGCTGTCGTACCGGCTTCGGGTGTCGAACGCGTACCGGATCGTGGCCCGGCGCGACTGA